Within Polyangia bacterium, the genomic segment TGGCTCAATTGCCGACGGCGCCGAACCGGGCGCAGGTCGAGGCCCAGATCGGCGCGCTGTCGTCCACGCCGGGTGTCGCGGCGCCCGCGGCCAGCAAAGACACGCCGGCCGTTCCGCCGATGGTGCCGCAGCCAGGCGATTCGTTGGCTCCGTCACCGGCCGCCGGCAGCGCCCCCATCGTCGGCGAGGGACCCGACGACAAACAACCGGCAGCCGACGCCGTGGTGGCAGCGCGCGACGACTCGCCGCCGGCCTTGCCGGCGCAAACTGCCCCCGAGCTGGACGTCGTTCACATGGATCCGGCGACCATGCCGCCTGAGACAGCGCCGTCGAGCCCGAAGCTGGACCGCCCGGCGCACCGCTCTGTCCTGTCGCGCTGGTGGTTCTGGACCGTCGCCGCGATGGTGGTGGGCGGCGGCGTGGCCGCCTATTTCGTTTTGCGCTCGGACAAGAACGACGTTCCCCCCTCAAAATTAGGCAACTTTCAATTCTAGGACGGACATGACCGCACTGACTTTCCGATCGCCGGGCAGGTGGCTGACGGGGCTGGCTCTGACCGGCGTGCTGTGCGCGGGCTGCTTTGATCCCAACACGTTCGTACACGTCACCGTCAGCGGCGACGTGCAGGGAATCGCCCAGCTCCGGGTCATTCTCGACGCCGGCGGGTTGTCGACGATGACGTTCATCCCGAACACGCCGGACGCCATCTCGCTGCCCACCGATTTCACCATCGAGATGGATCGCAGCCGCAGCGGCGAGTTGATGATGATGATCGACGCCTTTCCCTCTGACGCCCACGTCGCTGAGCCGCCGCCCAGCCTGGGCAGCGGCAGCGCTGACGTGCCGGCCCTGATGGTTGGCCAGACCAACGAAGTGTCGGTCGAATTGACCCCTGCGCCGCCGCCGGACACCACCGGCACCGACGGCGGCACTGCCGACGGCGGCGATCCGGGCGCGGGCGCTGATGCCAGCGACAACACCGGCGTTTGAACCATCGACGCCAGAGGCTGGGAGTTTCTGCATGACCATCGCTCTTCGCGTGCTGTCCGATACGCCCGAGACCAGGGATCGCCCTGACGACTGGCGCTGGCAGCTGCGCCATCGCATCACCACCAAGGACGAGATCGCCGCCCGCTTGCCGCTGACGCCCGAGGAAGAGGCCGGTCTGGACGCGGCGCCAGGGCATTTCCGGGTGGCGGTGACGCCGTATTATTTTTCGCAGATCGATCGCGACCACCCGTCGTGCCCGGTGCGCATGCAGGTGATCCCGCGCGGGCGCGAGCTGATCAACGAGCCAGGTGATCTGATCGATCCGCTGGGCGAGGACGCGCACTCGCCGGCGACAGGGATTTTCCATCGCTACCCCGATCGCTGCCTGCTGCTGGCCCTGGATCGCTGCGCGATCTATTGCCGCCACTGCAACCGGCGCCGGCTGGTCGGGCAGGAAGAATCGCCCATCACGCGGGAGAATCTCTCGGCGGCGCTGGACTACATCCGGCGGACGCCGGCCATCCGCGACGTGCTGATCTCGGGCGGCGATCCGCTGACCCTGTCGACCAACCGCCTGGAAGAGATCGTGGCCGGCGTGCGCGCCATCCCGCACGTCGAGATCGTCCGCATCGGAACCCGCGTTCCGGTGGTGCTGCCCATGCGCGTCGACGACGAGCTGTGCGCCATGCTGCGCCGTTATCATCCGCTTTTCATCAACACCCACTTCAACCACCCCAAAGAGCTGACGCCGCTGGCCCGCGCCGCCTGCGAACGCCTGGCCGACGCCGGCATTCCTCTCGGCAACCAGACG encodes:
- a CDS encoding KamA family radical SAM protein; the protein is MTIALRVLSDTPETRDRPDDWRWQLRHRITTKDEIAARLPLTPEEEAGLDAAPGHFRVAVTPYYFSQIDRDHPSCPVRMQVIPRGRELINEPGDLIDPLGEDAHSPATGIFHRYPDRCLLLALDRCAIYCRHCNRRRLVGQEESPITRENLSAALDYIRRTPAIRDVLISGGDPLTLSTNRLEEIVAGVRAIPHVEIVRIGTRVPVVLPMRVDDELCAMLRRYHPLFINTHFNHPKELTPLARAACERLADAGIPLGNQTVLLRGVNSSARVIRKLFTELLRCRVRPYYLFQGDVAAGTSHLRTSVETGIEIMQQLRGHISGLAVPHLVIDTPGGMGKVSIGPDYVVARGDDHWTLRNYEGRLVDYPQPMEKDATCDYDRVYFGD